From Brachionichthys hirsutus isolate HB-005 chromosome 7, CSIRO-AGI_Bhir_v1, whole genome shotgun sequence, the proteins below share one genomic window:
- the nid1a gene encoding nidogen-1 has product MGRRRQMWTACAILLGLVASAQSITLGEIFAFGPSARDQLLDAGNDQTHRLELDKSLLFYDGTFASIFINTNGFVATEEPTPESKYLGNMPPTFGMIAALQGDLDTSDGVGKVYFRQDSSPDVLRLATEYINRAFPEDKEVSPLHAAIITWVDVATHEPQSRGDGIGKKRSTFQLVIASMETATYAIVLYPRDGIQFSSTPVGDGSVVMHAGFSKGLVRGFLFSSQGPYYRSTTDDEASVRALAEETNAGQRGVWVYEIGTSPYFSNVAPGEVTEVPTEATPQEEPEDHVDGRGPVYTDGQQVEYPPYESEGEEIQLNPVQYQPHQPGNPEVVVVDDTDINVDVFSYNFGACANNRNKCSQFADCRDYSSGYCCHCRPGFYGNGIQCVAEATPQRVNGKMHGKVYVGNSPTPVEFDSNDLHSYVVVNDGRSYVAISDIAYTIGPSMQPLTALIGVVGWAFALEQPGFKNGFSIVGGEFTRQAELTFLPGNEKLTIRQQFKGIDEHDHLVMSTTLEGRVPEVPGGSTVQIDPYSEIYQYSNNLITSSSTRDYVVKLPDGSTETRTYQWRQTITFQSCRHGESLRDMKPTQMLSVDQVFVMYDADNELMRFAMSNKIGDVNGGQLEENPCFTGRHGCDTNAVCRPEQGTQFTCECTSGFNGDGRTCYDIDECRENPLICGSHAICNNQPGTFRCECEDGYQFASDGQTCTEVNQPVNACEEGTHTCDIPERAQCSYTGGSSYICSCLPGFIGDGRICQDTDECQAGRCHQDAVCYNTQGSFTCQCRSGYYGDGFYCSQERRKTQCQTHRDSVLDAAALGPRGPRPPVGQYVPSCDENGAYEATQCHGSAGQCWCVDRHGQEIPGTRTGPGSRPMCIDHGGVITPVGPTPRPDVHPLPPGTHLLFAQSGRIEHVPLEGYEMKKDEAKAVLHLPEKVIIGVAYDCVEKMIYWSEITSPSISKASILGGEPIAVITSDLGSPEGIAVDHLGRTIFWTDSVTDRIEVASMDGSQRRVIIDSELVNPRAIIADPPNGNLYWSDWNRDAPKIETSYMDGTNRRLLVKDNLGLPNGLTYDAQSSLLCWADAGTHKVECVHPAGGNRKNVVEGIQYPFGITSFGKTMYYTDWRRDAVVSVDRDAGKESNEFQPQKRTKLYGIATAYAQCPSGQNYCAVNNGGCTHLCLATPVGRSCKCSDNAVGVGCVERDSGY; this is encoded by the exons ATGGGTCGGCGGCGGCAAATGTGGACCGCCTGTGCCATTCTCCTCGGATTGGTGGCATCGGCGCAGAGCATAACGCTGGGAGAGATTTTCGCTTTCGGTCCGAGCGCAAGAGACCAGCTCCTGGACGCGGGGAATGACCAGACGCACCGACTCGAGCTGGACAAGTCGCTGCTGTTTTATGATGGCACGTTCGCCAGCATCTTT ATCAACACCAATGGGTTTGTTGCCACCGAAGAGCCAACGCCTGAGTCAAAATATCTGGGCAACATGCCCCCAACATTTGGCATGATTGCAGCTCTGCAAGGAGACCTGGACACAAGCGATGGCGTGGGTAAAGTTTATTTCCGTCAAGACTCCAGTCCAGATGTTCTGCGTCTGGCAACCGAGTACATCAACAGGGCTTTCCCAGAGGATAAGGAAGTGAGCCCTTTGCATGCTGCGATAATCACCTGGGTGGATGTCGCCACCCATGAGCCTCAAAGCAGAGGAGATGGCATCGGCAAGAAG CGAAGCACTTTCCAGCTGGTGATTGCATCCATGGAGACCGCCACATATGCTATTGTCCTATACCCACGGGATGGGATACAGTTTTCCTCCACACCTGTAGGAGACGGCAGTGTGGTCATGCATGCTGGCTTTAGTAAAGGGTTGGTCCGGGGCTTCCTGTTCTCCAGTCAGGGACCATACTACCGCAGCACGACTGATGACGAAGCATCCGTCAGAGCTTTAGCAGA GGAAACCAACGCTGGCCAGCGGGGTGTATGGGTCTATGAGATTGGAACATCTCCGTATTTTTCCAACGTGGCTCCGGGTGAGGTCACCGAAGTGCCCACGGAGGCTACGCCACAGGAGGAGCCTGAGGACCATGTGGATGGAAGAGGGCCCGTGTATACTGATGGACAGCAAGTGGAGTATCCTCCTTATGAGTCAGAGGGGGAGGAGATCCAGCTGAATCCAGTCCAGTACCAGCCACATCAGCCGGGAAACCCAgaagtggtggtggtggatgacACAGATATAAATGTAGACG TGTTCTCATACAACTTTGGGGCGTGTGCAAACAACAGAAATAAGTGCTCCCAGTTTGCCGACTGCAGGGACTACTCGAGTGGATACTGCTGTCACTGCAGACCTGGCTTCTACGGCAATGGGATACAGTGTGTGGCAGAGG CAACGCCACAGAGGGTGAATGGTAAAATGCATGGAAAAGTCTACGTGGGAAACTCTCCTACTCCCGTGGAGTTCGACAGCAATGATCTCCACTCGTATGTCGTGGTAAACGACGGCCGTTCATACGTGGCCATCAGTGACATCGCTTACACCATTGGACCCTCAATGCAGCCCCTGACAGCCCTTATTGGTGTTGTTGGGTGGGCATTTGCTCTGGAGCAGCCTGGCTTCAAGAATGGATTCAGTATTGTTG GGGGGGAGTTTACACGACAGGCCGAGTTGACCTTCCTGCCTGGGAATGAGAAGCTGACCATCAGGCAGCAGTTCAAAGGCATTGACGAACACGACCACCTGGTGATGAGCACCACCCTGGAAGGCCGGGTCCCTGAGGTGCCTGGTGGCTCCACCGTCCAGATTGATCCATACTCTGAGATCTACCAGTACAGCAATAACT TGATCACCTCGTCCTCCACCCGGGACTACGTGGTGAAGCTTCCCGATGGCTCTACTGAAACCAGGACGTACCAGTGGCGTCAGACCATCACCTTCCAGAGCTGCCGGCATGGCGAATCTCTGCGAGACATGAAACCAACTCAGATGCTCAGTGTGGACCAAGTCTTCGTCATGTATGATGCTGATAATGAACTTATGCGATTCGCCATGAGCAACAAGATCGGGGACGTCAACG GAGGACAGTTGGAGGAGAACCCCTGTTTCACTGGCAGACATGGCTGCGACACAAACGCGGTGTGTCGACCTGAGCAGGGAACTCAGTTCACATGCGAGTGTACTTCTGGCTTCAACGGTGATGGGCGAACATGTTACG ATATCGACGAGTGCAGGGAGAATCCTCTAATCTGTGGGTCCCATGCCATCTGCAACAACCAGCCTGGGACTTTCCGCTGTGAATGTGAAGATGGATACCAGTTCGCCAGTGACGGGCAGACCTGCACTG AGGTTAATCAACCCGTGAACGCCTGTGAAGAAGGCACTCATACCTGCGACATTCCCGAGCGCGCTCAGTGCAGCTACACCGGAGGCTCCTCCTACATCTGCTCCTGTCTGCCTGGGTTCATCGGAGATGGTCGAATCTGCCAAG ACACAGATGAATGCCAGGCAGGCAGGTGCCATCAGGACGCTGTGTGTTATAATACGCAGGGATCGTTTACCTGCCAGTGCAGGTCAGGTTACTATGGCGACGGCTTCTACTGCTCCCAAG agaggagaaaaacacaatgTCAGACCCACAGGGACAGCGTTCTGGATGCCGCAGCGCTTGGTCCACGGGGCCCCCGTCCTCCCGTTGGACAGTACGTCCCTTCGTGTGATGAGAATGGTGCTTATGAAGCCACGCAGTGCCACGGCAGCGCGGGACAGTGCTGGTGTGTGGACAGACATGGGCAGGAGATCCCCGGGACTCGCACTGGGCCTGGCAGCAGACCAATGT GTATTGACCACGGTGGCGTGATAACCCCTGTGGGGCCCACCCCTCGGCCAGATGTCCACCCCCTCCCTCCGGGGACACACCTTCTGTTTGCACAGAGTGGCAGGATAGAGCACGTCCCGCTGGAAGGTTACGAGATGAAGAAAGATGAGGCCAAGGCTGTCCTCCACCTTCCT gagAAGGTGATCATTGGAGTAGCTTATGACTGTGTGGAGAAAATGATCTACTGGAGTGAGATCACGTCTCCCTCAATCAGCAAAGCCAGCATCCTGGGTGGGGAGCCCATCGCAGTCATCACATCAG ATTTGGGAAGCCCAGAGGGGATCGCCGTCGACCACTTGGGACGAACTATATTCTGGACAGACTCTGTGACGGATCGCATCGAGGTGGCATCTATGGATGGGTCTCAGCGACGAGTCATTATAGACTCTGAGCTTGTCAACCCCCGCGCCATTATTGCTGACCCTCCCAAtgg TAATCTCTACTGGTCCGATTGGAACCGTGACGCTCCGAAGATTGAGACCTCGTACATGGATGGAACCAACAGAAGGCTGCTGGTGAAAGACAACCTGGGCCTACCAAATGGGTTGACTTACGACGCTCAGAGCTCTCTCCTTTGCTGGGCAGATGCAG GCACTCACAAAGTGGAATGTGTGCATCCTGCCGGCGGCAACCGTAAGAATGTTGTGGAGGGGATTCAGTACCCGTTTGGAATCACATCTTTTGGGAAGACTATGTACTACACAGACTGGAGGAG GGATGCGGTCGTTTCCGTGGACCGAGACGCCGGCAAGGAGTCAAACGAGTTCCAACCTCAGAAACGGACCAAGCTTTATGGGATCGCCACAGCCTATGCCCAGTGCCCTTCAG GACAAAACTACTGCGCTGTGAACAACGGGGGCTGTACTCACCTATGTTTAGCGACCCCTGTCGGCCGCTCCTGCAAATGTTCCGACAACGCAGTGGGTGTGGGCTGTGTGGAGAGAGACAGCGGGTACTGA
- the memo1 gene encoding protein MEMO1 translates to MSNRAVCREASHAGSWYSASGSQLNAQLEDWLSKAQSAIGPARAIIAPHAGYTYCGACAAHAYKQVDPSLTRRVFILGPSHHVPLSRCALSPAEIYKTPLYDLRVDQKVYADLWKTGLFERMSIQTDEDEHSIEMHLPYTAKAMESRKDEFSIVPVLVGALSESKEQEYGKVLSKYLADPSNLFIVSSDFCHWGQRFRYTYYDESKGEIFRSIEHLDKMGMHIIEQLDPTSFTNYLKKYHNTICGRHPIGVLLNAVAELGKLGLEMNFSFLDYAQSSECRKRDDSSVSYAAGALIVH, encoded by the exons ATGTCGAACCGAGCGGTGTGCAGAGAAGCAAGTCACGCCGGGAGCTGGTACTCTGCCTCGG GATCCCAGCTGAATGCGCAGCTAGAAGACTGGTTGTCCAAAGCACAGTCCGCCATCGGACCTGCTCGAGCCATCATTGCACC GCATGCTGGCTACACCTACTGTGGCGCTTGTGCAGCGCACGCCTATAAGCAGGTTGACCCCTCTCTTAC ACGCAGGGTGTTCATCCTGGGACCGTCGCACCATGTGCCCCTCTCCCGCTGTGCCCTGTCGCCTGCAGAAATCTACAAAACGCCTCTCTACGACCTGAGAGTCGACCAGaaag tttatgCCGACCTCTGGAAAACTGGCCTGTTTGAGCGGATGAGTATACAGACAGATGAAGATGAGCACAGTATTGAAATGCATTTGCCTTACACTGCTAAAGCCATGGAAAG CCGCAAAGACGAGTTTAGCATCGTGCCTGTGCTTGTGGGTGCCCTGAGCGAGTCCAAGGAGCAGGAGTACGGGAAGGTCCTCAGCAAGTACCTGGCAGACCCTTCCAACCTTTTCATTGTCTCATCTGACTTCTGCCACTGGG GACAGCGGTTCCGCTACACGTACTACGACGAGTCCAAGGGGGAGATCTTCAGGTCTATCGAGCATCTTGATAAAATG GGGATGCACATTATAGAGCAGCTGGATCCCACGTCCTTCACCAACTACCTGAAGAAGTACCACAACACCATCTGTGGGCGCCACCCGATCGGAGTGCTGCTAAAT GCTGTGGCAGAGCTGGGGAAGTTGGGTTTAGAAATGAACTTCTCTTTCCTGGACTATGCGCAGTCGAGCGAGTGCAGGAAACGGGACGACAGCTCCGTGAGTTACGCTGCCGGCGCGCTCATTGTTCATTGA